ACGGTAAAATATTTAGAAACAGGGGAATTAATGCCGGAACCAACAGTGCGTGAGAAAATGGATGTATGTATGTTGCACTTAGATCGTCTTATTGACTTAAAGAATGAAGATATTGCAGTAAGAGAGATGAGAAAGCATGCAGCTTGGTATTTAAAAGGTGTTCGTGGTAATGCGAGAGTACGTAATGCAATTAATACTTGTGATACTCGTGAAGATCTTGCCTCTTTATTAGGTGCATTTGTAGAAGAAGTAGAAGCAAAACAACAAACAATTCACGTTGGTTAAAAGGAGGGAAGAGAGAACGTTTGACATTCCTTCTCTCACTACCTATAATTACGTGAAAGAAAGAAGAACTGCCAGTATGCTACTGGCAGTTTTTCTAGTTGAGTAGAAAATGATATACTGTATATATTGTAAAATTTAATAGAGCTGGAGTGATATCAATACCATGGATAACATGAACCACGAAGAATTAAATGACCAATTGCTTGTTCGTCGTGAGAAGTTACATAACTTACGTGAACAAGGGATCGATCCGTTTGGTAAACGTTTTGAACGTACGAATTCAACGGAAGAATTATTAAACTTGTATGGAGAGTTCTCTAAAGAAGAATTAGAAGAGAAAGGAATCTCTGTTTCTATTGCTGGCCGTATTATGACGAAGCGCGGTAAAGGGAAAGCAGGTTTTGCACATATCCAAGATTTACACGGACAAGTTCAAATCTATGTTCGTAAAGATGCTGTTGGAGATGAGCAATATGAATTATTTAATACAGCTGACTTAGGTGATTTAGTAGGAATTGAAGGGAAAGTTTTCAAAACGAACGTAGGTGAGCTTTCAGTGAAAGCAACAGGATTTACGTTATTAACGAAAGCTCTTCGTCCACTTCCAGATAAATACCATGGATTGAAAGATGTTGAACAACGTTACCGTCAACGTTACCTAGATTTAATTACGAGCATGGAGAGTCGTGAAACATTTGTTACTCGTAGTAAAATCATTCGTGAAATGAGAAGATACTTAGATGATAATGGCTACCTTGAAGTGGAAACACCAATGATGCACGCGATTGCGGGTGGTGCTTCTGCTCGTCCATTCATTACGCATCATAATGCGTTAGATATGGAATTATATATGCGTATTGCAATTGAGTTACACTTAAAACGCCTTATTGTAGGTGGCTTAGAGAAGGTATACGAAATCGGCCGTGTATTCCGTAATGAAGGTGTGTCAACGCGTCATAATCCTGAATTTACAATGATCGAATTATATGAAGCATATGCTGACTATAAAGATATTATGAAACTAACAGAAAACATGATTGCTCATATCGCAAAACAAGTACTAGGTACAACAACAATCCAGTACGGTGAGCAAGAAATTAATTTAGAGCCAGAATGGACACGTCTCCACATGGTAGATGCAATTAAACAATATTCTGGAGCAGATTTCTGGAGCCCGATGAGCGTGGAAGAAGCACGTGCATTGGCGAAAGAACATGGTGTGGAAATTAAA
This sequence is a window from Bacillus pseudomycoides DSM 12442. Protein-coding genes within it:
- the lysS gene encoding lysine--tRNA ligase, whose translation is MDNMNHEELNDQLLVRREKLHNLREQGIDPFGKRFERTNSTEELLNLYGEFSKEELEEKGISVSIAGRIMTKRGKGKAGFAHIQDLHGQVQIYVRKDAVGDEQYELFNTADLGDLVGIEGKVFKTNVGELSVKATGFTLLTKALRPLPDKYHGLKDVEQRYRQRYLDLITSMESRETFVTRSKIIREMRRYLDDNGYLEVETPMMHAIAGGASARPFITHHNALDMELYMRIAIELHLKRLIVGGLEKVYEIGRVFRNEGVSTRHNPEFTMIELYEAYADYKDIMKLTENMIAHIAKQVLGTTTIQYGEQEINLEPEWTRLHMVDAIKQYSGADFWSPMSVEEARALAKEHGVEIKDTMEVGHIINEFFEQKVEEKLIQPTFIYGHPVEISPLAKKNDEDPRFTDRFELFIVAREHANAFTELNDPIDQKERFEAQLKEREQGNDEAHMMDDDYIEALEYGMPPTGGLGIGIDRLVMLLTNAPSIRDVLLFPAMRHK